In Camelus bactrianus isolate YW-2024 breed Bactrian camel chromosome 18, ASM4877302v1, whole genome shotgun sequence, one DNA window encodes the following:
- the DEXI gene encoding dexamethasone-induced protein, whose amino-acid sequence MPGARVAAHLDSLGPLVPSVPPPLLPSMFYVGLFFVNVLILYYAFLMEYIVLNVGLVFLPEDMDQALVDLGVLSDPGSGLYDADSELDVFDGYLE is encoded by the coding sequence ATGCCCGGTGCCCGAGTCGCGGCCCACCTGGACTCGCTGGGCCCCCTGGTCCCCTCcgtgccgccgccgctgctgccctCTATGTTCTACGTGGGCCTGTTCTTCGTCAATGTGCTGATCTTATACTACGCCTTCCTCATGGAGTACATCGTCCTCAACGTAGGCCTCGTCTTCCTGCCCGAGGACATGGACCAGGCTCTCGTGGACCTCGGCGTGCTCTCCGACCCCGGCTCGGGCCTCTACGATGCCGACTCGGAGCTCGACGTCTTCGATGGTTACTTGGAGTAG